Proteins encoded by one window of Lepeophtheirus salmonis chromosome 3, UVic_Lsal_1.4, whole genome shotgun sequence:
- the Synd gene encoding protein kinase C and casein kinase substrate in neurons protein 2 isoform X2, with protein MSHHSDEAMLIAGSESFWEPSNYKTTTKRIEDGNKLCDELVTLVRERSEIEKTYAKSLKAWANKWSTIIEKGPEYGTTEAGWKGVLVEADRRCELHLRVKEALLSDVNNQLKIWQKENYHKTLMHIREKKDMDEQFKKAQKPWLKLFTKVNKAKADYHYACKTEKSAIINERNASGNTSMSQDNVQKCQERVKKAKENVVKCKENYEIALQDVNGYNSRYIEDMKEVFEKCQRMEAQRLQTFKDTLFSLQKCLNISDDPELPQIYEEFYHTVNNADHEKDLKWWSNTYGVNMPMNWPQFEEYTEELRDITSKRKHEKFPDGNITLINQRAVGDDLPEYPSGVRQKKSNSISSNNKDSRNGKAISIPTSKSSEQEISQSQPQEMAVSNGNSTKDSNPFDDDEWDDEQVEPLVDNGEKGVPVKALYDYDAAESDELDFKAGDCFEKLEDEDEQGWCKGRKDGKVGLYPANYIEVL; from the exons ATGTCGCATCACAGTGATGAAGCGATGCTAATCGCCGGATCAGAGTCTTTTTGGGAGCCCAGCAATTATAAAACAACCACAAAAAGAATTGAGGATGGTAATAAACTCTGTGATGAGCTCGTGACTCTAGTTCGAGAGCGTTCAGAGATTGAAAAGACTTATGCTAAAAGTTTGAAGGCATGGGCCAACAAATGGAGCACTATCATTGAAAAAG GTCCAGAGTATGGTACGACAGAAGCTGGGTGGAAGGGTGTTCTCGTTGAAGCAGATAGACGCTGTGAGCTTCATTTACGAGTTAAGGAAGCTCTTTTATCAGATGTGAATAACCAACTTAAGATATGGCAAAAGGAAAATTATCATAAA accCTGATGCATATTCGAGAAAAAAAGGACATGGATGAACAGTTTAAGAAAGCACAGAAACCATGGCTCAAATTGTTCACAAAAGTTAATAAAGCCAAGGCAGACTATCACTATGCCtgcaaaacagaaaaaagtgcCATCATTAATGAGAGAAATGCGTCGGGTAATACATCAATGTCTCAAGATAAC GTTCAAAAATGTCAAGAGCGAGTGAAAAAAGCTAAAGAAAATGTTGTCAAGTGTAAAGAAAACTACGAAATCGCATTGCAGGATGTAAATGGTTATAACTCACGCTATATCGAGGACATGAAAGAAGTATTTGAAAAGTGCCAAAGGATGGAAGCCCAAAGACTTCAAACGTTTAAAGACACtctattttctttacaaaagtgCCTTAATATATCGGATGATCCAGA ACTTCCAcaaatttatgaagaattttACCACACTGTGAATAATGCAGATCATGAAAAGGATTTGAAATGGTGGTCAAATACCTACGGTGTCAACATGCCCATGAACTGGCcacaatttgaa GAATATACGGAAGAACTTCGTGACATcacttcaaaaagaaaacacGAAAAGTTTCCTGATGGAAATATCACGCTTATTAATCAACGTGCCGTTGGAGATGATTTGCCC GAGTATCCTAGTGGAGTTCGTCAAAAAAAGTCTAATAGTATCTCGAGTAACAACAAAGATTCTCGCAATGGAAAGGCCATCTCTATCCCCACATCAAAATCTTCAGAGCAAGAAATCAGTCAGTCCCAACCACAGGAAATGGCAGTGAG TAATGGAAATTCAACGAAGGACTCCAATCCATTTGATGACGATGAATGGGACGATGAGCAAGTGGAGCCCTTGGTTGACAATGGAGAAAAAGGCGTTCCCGTGAAGGCATTATATGACTATGATGCTGCAGAAAGTGATGAGTTAGACTTTAAAGCCG gtGATTGTTTCGAAAAATTAGAGGATGAAGATGAGCAAGGATGGTGTAAGGGACGGAAAGATGGGAAAGTGGGACTTTATCCAGCAAATTATATTGAAGttctctaa
- the Synd gene encoding protein kinase C and casein kinase substrate in neurons protein 2 isoform X3, with product MSHHSDEAMLIAGSESFWEPSNYKTTTKRIEDGNKLCDELVTLVRERSEIEKTYAKSLKAWANKWSTIIEKGPEYGTTEAGWKGVLVEADRRCELHLRVKEALLSDVNNQLKIWQKENYHKTLMHIREKKDMDEQFKKAQKPWLKLFTKVNKAKADYHYACKTEKSAIINERNASGNTSMSQDNVQKCQERVKKAKENVVKCKENYEIALQDVNGYNSRYIEDMKEVFEKCQRMEAQRLQTFKDTLFSLQKCLNISDDPELPQIYEEFYHTVNNADHEKDLKWWSNTYGVNMPMNWPQFEEYPSGVRQKKSNSISSNNKDSRNGKAISIPTSKSSEQEISQSQPQEMAVSNGNSTKDSNPFDDDEWDDEQVEPLVDNGEKGVPVKALYDYDAAESDELDFKAGDCFEKLEDEDEQGWCKGRKDGKVGLYPANYIEVL from the exons ATGTCGCATCACAGTGATGAAGCGATGCTAATCGCCGGATCAGAGTCTTTTTGGGAGCCCAGCAATTATAAAACAACCACAAAAAGAATTGAGGATGGTAATAAACTCTGTGATGAGCTCGTGACTCTAGTTCGAGAGCGTTCAGAGATTGAAAAGACTTATGCTAAAAGTTTGAAGGCATGGGCCAACAAATGGAGCACTATCATTGAAAAAG GTCCAGAGTATGGTACGACAGAAGCTGGGTGGAAGGGTGTTCTCGTTGAAGCAGATAGACGCTGTGAGCTTCATTTACGAGTTAAGGAAGCTCTTTTATCAGATGTGAATAACCAACTTAAGATATGGCAAAAGGAAAATTATCATAAA accCTGATGCATATTCGAGAAAAAAAGGACATGGATGAACAGTTTAAGAAAGCACAGAAACCATGGCTCAAATTGTTCACAAAAGTTAATAAAGCCAAGGCAGACTATCACTATGCCtgcaaaacagaaaaaagtgcCATCATTAATGAGAGAAATGCGTCGGGTAATACATCAATGTCTCAAGATAAC GTTCAAAAATGTCAAGAGCGAGTGAAAAAAGCTAAAGAAAATGTTGTCAAGTGTAAAGAAAACTACGAAATCGCATTGCAGGATGTAAATGGTTATAACTCACGCTATATCGAGGACATGAAAGAAGTATTTGAAAAGTGCCAAAGGATGGAAGCCCAAAGACTTCAAACGTTTAAAGACACtctattttctttacaaaagtgCCTTAATATATCGGATGATCCAGA ACTTCCAcaaatttatgaagaattttACCACACTGTGAATAATGCAGATCATGAAAAGGATTTGAAATGGTGGTCAAATACCTACGGTGTCAACATGCCCATGAACTGGCcacaatttgaa GAGTATCCTAGTGGAGTTCGTCAAAAAAAGTCTAATAGTATCTCGAGTAACAACAAAGATTCTCGCAATGGAAAGGCCATCTCTATCCCCACATCAAAATCTTCAGAGCAAGAAATCAGTCAGTCCCAACCACAGGAAATGGCAGTGAG TAATGGAAATTCAACGAAGGACTCCAATCCATTTGATGACGATGAATGGGACGATGAGCAAGTGGAGCCCTTGGTTGACAATGGAGAAAAAGGCGTTCCCGTGAAGGCATTATATGACTATGATGCTGCAGAAAGTGATGAGTTAGACTTTAAAGCCG gtGATTGTTTCGAAAAATTAGAGGATGAAGATGAGCAAGGATGGTGTAAGGGACGGAAAGATGGGAAAGTGGGACTTTATCCAGCAAATTATATTGAAGttctctaa
- the Synd gene encoding protein kinase C and casein kinase substrate in neurons protein 1 isoform X1, which produces MSHHSDEAMLIAGSESFWEPSNYKTTTKRIEDGNKLCDELVTLVRERSEIEKTYAKSLKAWANKWSTIIEKGPEYGTTEAGWKGVLVEADRRCELHLRVKEALLSDVNNQLKIWQKENYHKTLMHIREKKDMDEQFKKAQKPWLKLFTKVNKAKADYHYACKTEKSAIINERNASGNTSMSQDNVQKCQERVKKAKENVVKCKENYEIALQDVNGYNSRYIEDMKEVFEKCQRMEAQRLQTFKDTLFSLQKCLNISDDPELPQIYEEFYHTVNNADHEKDLKWWSNTYGVNMPMNWPQFEEYTEELRDITSKRKHEKFPDGNITLINQRAVGDDLPPMEFLKKPARIANRLSSSSEYPSGVRQKKSNSISSNNKDSRNGKAISIPTSKSSEQEISQSQPQEMAVSNGNSTKDSNPFDDDEWDDEQVEPLVDNGEKGVPVKALYDYDAAESDELDFKAGDCFEKLEDEDEQGWCKGRKDGKVGLYPANYIEVL; this is translated from the exons ATGTCGCATCACAGTGATGAAGCGATGCTAATCGCCGGATCAGAGTCTTTTTGGGAGCCCAGCAATTATAAAACAACCACAAAAAGAATTGAGGATGGTAATAAACTCTGTGATGAGCTCGTGACTCTAGTTCGAGAGCGTTCAGAGATTGAAAAGACTTATGCTAAAAGTTTGAAGGCATGGGCCAACAAATGGAGCACTATCATTGAAAAAG GTCCAGAGTATGGTACGACAGAAGCTGGGTGGAAGGGTGTTCTCGTTGAAGCAGATAGACGCTGTGAGCTTCATTTACGAGTTAAGGAAGCTCTTTTATCAGATGTGAATAACCAACTTAAGATATGGCAAAAGGAAAATTATCATAAA accCTGATGCATATTCGAGAAAAAAAGGACATGGATGAACAGTTTAAGAAAGCACAGAAACCATGGCTCAAATTGTTCACAAAAGTTAATAAAGCCAAGGCAGACTATCACTATGCCtgcaaaacagaaaaaagtgcCATCATTAATGAGAGAAATGCGTCGGGTAATACATCAATGTCTCAAGATAAC GTTCAAAAATGTCAAGAGCGAGTGAAAAAAGCTAAAGAAAATGTTGTCAAGTGTAAAGAAAACTACGAAATCGCATTGCAGGATGTAAATGGTTATAACTCACGCTATATCGAGGACATGAAAGAAGTATTTGAAAAGTGCCAAAGGATGGAAGCCCAAAGACTTCAAACGTTTAAAGACACtctattttctttacaaaagtgCCTTAATATATCGGATGATCCAGA ACTTCCAcaaatttatgaagaattttACCACACTGTGAATAATGCAGATCATGAAAAGGATTTGAAATGGTGGTCAAATACCTACGGTGTCAACATGCCCATGAACTGGCcacaatttgaa GAATATACGGAAGAACTTCGTGACATcacttcaaaaagaaaacacGAAAAGTTTCCTGATGGAAATATCACGCTTATTAATCAACGTGCCGTTGGAGATGATTTGCCC CCGATGGAGTTCCTAAAGAAACCTGCTAGGATTGCTAATCGACTATCATCTTCTTCG GAGTATCCTAGTGGAGTTCGTCAAAAAAAGTCTAATAGTATCTCGAGTAACAACAAAGATTCTCGCAATGGAAAGGCCATCTCTATCCCCACATCAAAATCTTCAGAGCAAGAAATCAGTCAGTCCCAACCACAGGAAATGGCAGTGAG TAATGGAAATTCAACGAAGGACTCCAATCCATTTGATGACGATGAATGGGACGATGAGCAAGTGGAGCCCTTGGTTGACAATGGAGAAAAAGGCGTTCCCGTGAAGGCATTATATGACTATGATGCTGCAGAAAGTGATGAGTTAGACTTTAAAGCCG gtGATTGTTTCGAAAAATTAGAGGATGAAGATGAGCAAGGATGGTGTAAGGGACGGAAAGATGGGAAAGTGGGACTTTATCCAGCAAATTATATTGAAGttctctaa